One segment of Ziziphus jujuba cultivar Dongzao chromosome 12, ASM3175591v1 DNA contains the following:
- the LOC107429023 gene encoding xylan glycosyltransferase MUCI21, with amino-acid sequence MKERQPRSLTVATCFGLLVAIFTLHIAFTSVTNSIAFQELKRWQQKLALALSPLQSKHTGVIQCDRSHKRYDLCSINGTTLLDPTSLTLYKLQPPNFRGPSIVLKTHPYPRKTDKGAMSKVKELTLTSSSPPTSRCGVTHSSPALVFSTGGYTTNFFHAFNEGIIPLFITVNSLFSNRNVTLVITDNRDWWVQKYAELLSQISIHPIINLDNDKEIHCFPSATIGLITHGTMTVNPNWLPKPKTLVDFRAFLSKAYTNGNKPKSSNYHKVRRPQMVLLSRKGSVGRVILNQNQVINAAEEVGFDVVVLKPLINSSLSDAFRLIDRSHVMLGVHGAAMTHSLFLRPKSVLIQVVPIGTEKEAYGKAKRFMGKED; translated from the exons ATGAAGGAAAGGCAGCCCAGGTCGTTAACAGTAGCAACATGCTTTGGATTGCTGGTAGCAATCTTTACCCTCCATATTGCTTTCACATCTGTGACAAATTCCATTGCTTTTCAAG AATTAAAACGTTGGCAACAAAAGCTGGCGCTTGCGTTGTCACCTTTACAATCAAAGCACACTGGAGTAATCCAATGTGATCGTTCTCACAAACGTTATGATTTATGCTCCATCAATGGCACCACACTTTTGGACCCCACATCATTGACTCTCTATAAATTGCAACCCCCAAACTTCAGGGGCCCATCCATAGTGTTGAAAACTCATCCTTACCCTCGCAAAACTGACAAAGGCGCAATGTCAAAAGTCAAAGAGCTCACACTCACTTCCTCATCCCCACCCACATCGCGCTGCGGAGTCACACATAGTAGTCCAGCTCTTGTATTCAGTACGGGCGGTTACACGACAAACTTCTTTCATGCATTCAATGAAGGTATTATTCCCCTCTTCATCACCGTTAATTCTCTTTTCTCCAATCGAAATGTCACGCTTGTGATCACTGATAATAGAGATTGGTGGGTCCAAAAGTATGCTGAGCTACTTTCTCAAATTAGCATCCATCCGATCATCAACTTGGACAATGATAAAGAAATCCACTGTTTTCCATCAGCAACTATAGGACTTATAACACATGGCACAATGACTGTGAACCCGAATTGGCTACCTAAACCTAAAACCCTAGTTGATTTTAGAGCCTTCTTGAGCAAAGCTTACACCAATGGCAACAAACCCAAGTCTTCAAACTATCACAAAGTTCGACGACCACAAATGGTGCTACTAAGTCGTAAAGGAAGTGTAGGGCGTGTAATTTTGAACCAAAACCAGGTCATAAATGCAGCTGAGGAGGTAGGGTTTGACGTTGTCGTTCTGAAGCCATTGATAAATAGTTCTTTGTCCGATGCCTTTCGGCTAATCGATCGTAGCCACGTGATGTTGGGGGTCCATGGTGCAGCAATGACCCATAGTTTGTTTCTAAGGCCCAAGTCTGTATTAATTCAGGTGGTACCTATCGGTACAGA GAAAGAGGCATATGGGAAGGCCAAAAGGTTTATGGGGAAGGAAGATTAG